One Cryptomeria japonica chromosome 9, Sugi_1.0, whole genome shotgun sequence genomic window carries:
- the LOC131040953 gene encoding L-type lectin-domain containing receptor kinase S.4-like, protein MVPHPLSSGSNGLCFIMTPTPALNAAFATQYLGLVNLSSNGKDYNHLFAVEFDTSKSIGMEDKDDNHVEIDYNGESKQLDISIVPVGEARPQKALLSRKDLDFDGIIQDQMWVGFSASTDSSPLVEDPYILARSFVTGNTKTPDLDIWHLPSFYVRSPKFYNSMEFIYIIVICSAAFILGLILGIFYWFKRTDYIDFTEQWELECWPHRFAYRELNLSTKGFRDDNLLGYGDFGWVYRGTLPSGEEIAIKCITKDFTEEMEEFMAEISSLRGWSRKKKRLFIVYDYMCNGSLERNLFSPKLSLTWAHRYKILTDVATGLLYLHEQWDKCVVHRDIKSSNVLLDTDQNSRVGDFGLARCVQLWGSYAGGCLRKETCRCPRNDLVQWVWDLYANKRLVDVVDQRLGGDYDKGEAENVLVLGLVCSNPDPRERISMRNVLQILSRKAALPVDLNVPLAFKHFYIDIAEFNLFRATSLELS, encoded by the exons ATGGTTCCGCATCCGCTCTCGAGCGGCAGCAACGGTCTCTGCTTCATCATGACGCCCACACCCGCTCTCAACGCTGCCTTCGCCACGCAATATCTGGGTCTCGTAAACCTATCTAGTAATGGAAAAGACTACAACCATCTTTTTGCAGTAGAATTTGACACAAGTAAGAGCATAGGCATGGAGGATAAGGATGACAACCATGTCGAAATCGACTATAATGGCGAATCCAAGCAGCTGGACATAAGCATTGTACCCGTTGGAGAGGCGAGGCCGCAAAAAGCCCTGCTCTCCAGGAAAGATTTGGATTTTGATGGAATTATACAAGACCAGATGTGGGTGGGGTTCTCTGCTTCTACAG ACAGTTCTCCTCTGGTTGAGGATCCTTACATTTTAGCCAGGAGCTTTGTAACTGGCAATACTAAGACTCCAGATCTAGATATTTGGCACCTCCCTTCTTTTTATGTCAGAAGCCCCAAATTCTATAATTCTATGGAGTTCATATACATTATTGTAATATGCTCAGCAGCTTTCATCTTGGGACTCATTCTCGGCATATTTTATTGGTTCAAAAGAACGGATTACATAGACTTCACTGAGCAATGGGAGTTAGAGTGTTGGCCGCACAGATTTGCTTACCGGGAACTTAACCTCAGTACAAAG GGTTTCAGAGACGATAATCTTCTGGGTTATGGGGATTTTGGCTGGGTATACAGGGGAACTCTGCCCTCCGGCGAAGAAATCGCCataaaatgcattacaaaagattttacagaAGAAATGGAGGAATTCATGGCAGAAATTTCAAGCCTTAGAGGCTGGTCCAGAAAAAAAAAGCGCCTCTTCATTGTCTACGATTACATGTGCAACGGAAGCCTTGAAAGAAATTTGTTCAGTCCAAAATTGAGTCTTACTTGGGCCCACAGATACAAAATTCTCACAGATGTAGCCACTGGACTGCTATACTTACATGAGCAGTGGGACAAATGTGTGGTACACAGGGACATTAAATCCAGCAATGTATTGTTGGACACTGATCAGAACAGCCGAGTGGGTGACTTTGGTTTGGCAAG ATGTGTTCAGCTTTGGGGCTCTTATGCTGGAGGTTGCCTGCGGAAGGAAACCTGTAGATGCCCAAGGAATGATTTGGTTCAGTGGGTTTGGGATTTGTATGCAAATAAGAGATTGGTGGATGTTGTTGACCAGAGGCTTGGGGGTGATTATGATAAGGGTGAAGCTGAAAATGTGCTTGTATTAGGGCTTGTGTGTTCAAACCCTGATCCGCGGGAGAGGATTAGCATGAGAAACGTGTTACAGATTCTTTCTCGTAAGGCTGCTTTGCCCGTGGATCTTAATGTACCTTTGGCTTTTAAGCATTTTTACATAGACATTGCAGAATTCAATTTGTTTAGAGCTACTTCTTTGGAACTATCATAA
- the LOC131040951 gene encoding L-type lectin-domain containing receptor kinase IV.3-like, with protein sequence MVPQARSDGDNGLCFVMTPTPLLNDAIASQYLGLINFSSNGKDYNHIFSIEFDTIQSVGMEDKDNNHVGIDLNGVRSVVAEVAGIWEGNSLTPINLKSGNNIRAWIDYNGYSKQLEISIAAVGEGFRDDNLLSYGSFGWVYRGTLSSGEQVAVKCIYRDCTEGMKEFTTEISSLGWLQHQNLVPLRGWCRKHKRLFIIYDYMSNGNLERNLHGLELNLTWAQRYKILIDVAAGLLYLHEQWEKCVVHTDIKSSNVLLDCDLNGRVGDFGLARLYDHSEKHQTTHVVGTLGYIAPELIHSGKASPSTYVFSFGALLLEIACGRKPVDAQGVILVEWVWDLYANKRLLDTIDQRLDGDYDKGKAEIVLVLGLVCSNPNPQERLSIRQVLQVLCSKATLPGDHL encoded by the exons ATGGTTCCGCAGGCTCGCTCGGACGGCGACAACGGGCTCTGCTTCGTTATGACGCCCACACCACTTCTGAACGACGCCATCGCTAGTCAGTACTTAGGCCTCATCAACTTCTCCAGCAATGGCAAAGACTACAACCATATTTTTTCTATAGAGTTCGACACGATTCAGAGCGTAGGCATGGAGGATAAGGACAACAACCATGTCGGAATCGATCTCAACGGCGTCAGGTCAGTTGTGGCAGAAGTTGCTGGAATTTGGGAAGGGAACAGTTTGACGCCCATTAATCTGAAGAGCGGGAATAATATAAGGGCCTGGATCGACTACAACGGCTATTCGAAGCAGCTGGAGATTAGTATTGCAGCAGTCGGAGAG GGTTTCAGGGACGACAACCTTCTGAGCTATGGGAGCTTTGGGTGGGTTTACAGGGGCACTCTATCCTCCGGCGAACAAGTCGCCGTGAAATGCATCTACAGAGACTGCACAGAGGGAATGAAGGAATTCACTACAGAAATTTCAAGCCTTGGGTGGCTACAGCACCAAAACTTGGTGCCTCTCAGGGGTTGGTGCAGAAAACACAAGCGCCTTTTCATCATCTACGACTACATGTCAAACGGAAACCTTGAAAGAAATTTGCACGGTCTAGAATTGAATCTTACATGGGCTCAAAGATATAAAATTCTCATAGATGTGGCCGCCGGGCTACTGTACTTACACGAGCAGTGGGAAAAATGTGTGGTACACACGGATATTAAATCGAGTAATGTATTATTGGACTGTGATCTGAATGGCCGAGTGGGGGACTTTGGGTTGGCAAGGTTATATGACCACAGTGAAAAGCACCAAACTACTCATGTGGTGGGAACGTTGGGGTACATTGCGCCTGAGCTTATACATTCTGGTAAGGCTTCTCCTTCAACATATGTGTTCAGCTTTGGGGCTCTTCTATTGGAGATTGCTTGTGGGAGGAAACCTGTGGATGCCCAAGGTGTGATTTTGGTTGAGTGGGTTTGGGATTTGTATGCAAATAAGAGATTACTGGACACTATTGATCAGAGGCTTGATGGGGATTATGATAAGGGCAAGGCTGAGATTGTGCTTGTATTGGGgcttgtgtgttcaaaccctaaCCCACAGGAGAGGCTTAGCATAAGACAAGTGTTGCAGGTTCTTTGCAGCAAGGCTACTTTGCCTGGAGATCACCTTTAA
- the LOC131040944 gene encoding L-type lectin-domain containing receptor kinase S.4, which produces MFKTPNLGVSLQNAGTKYKVIIYLMATYLCLCLCLLAASSSFTIAEGVEQNTSFIFNQFNATSTIKYVADASIQSNAIRLTDHSGRAIGRAYFEKAVPMKRNGSVISFSTTFIFAMVPQPRSDGGNGLCFIMTPTPLLNGAIASQYLGIVNFSSNGKDYNHIFAVEFDTIESVGVGDKDSNHVGIDLNGVKSVVAQPAGYWQGNTLMPIDLKSGHNIRAWIDYDGDLKQLDISIAVVGEARPHKALLSKKDLDLDGIIQDQMYVGFSATTGNSPVIEDHYILAWSFATGGSKAPDLDILHLPSFYIKILKFYHSTTFISITIVSLAIIILGLILSTFYWLKRIDYIDSYKKWELQYWPHRFCYRELNLATKGFGDDNLLGYGSFGRVYRGTLPSGEQVAVKCIYKDCTEGMKEFIAEISSLGRLQHRNLVPLKGWCRKHKRLFIIYDYMSNGNLEINLYNPKLNLTWAQRYKILTDVVAGVLYLHEQWEKCVVHRDIKSSNILLDCDLNGRVGDFGLARLYDHSEKPQTTHVVGTLGYIAPELIHSGKASPYTDVFSFGALMLEVACGRKPVDAQGLILVEWVWDLYANKRLLDAVDQRLGGDYDKGEAEIVLVLGLVCSNPEPEKRVSMKQVLQVLSGEAALPGGLHVPSASHNVDRL; this is translated from the exons ATGTTTAAGACGCCAAATCTGGGTGTTTCTTTGCAGAACGCAGGTACAAAATACAAAGTAATAATCTACTTGATGGCTACttacctctgcctctgcctctgcctgctCGCAGCTTCCTCTTCTTTCACCATTGCAGAGGGTGTTGAGCAGAATACCAGTTTCATCTTCAACCAGTTCAATGCCACAAGCACAATAAAATATGTTGCAGATGCATCAATACAATCCAACGCAATCCGCCTCACAGATCACTCGGGGCGTGCCATTGGGCGTGCCTATTTTGAAAAGGCTGTCCCCATGAAAAGAAATGGCTCCGTAATCTCATTCAGTACGACCTTCATATTCGCCATGGTTCCGCAGCCGCGCTCGGACGGTGGCAACGGGCTCTGCTTCATCATGACGCCCACACCACTTCTCAACGGCGCCATCGCTAGCCAGTACTTAGGCATCGTCAACTTCTCCAGCAACGGCAAAGACTACAACCATATTTTTGCTGTAGAGTTCGACACGATCGAGAGCGTAGGCGTGGGGGACAAGGACAGCAACCATGTGGGAATCGATCTCAACGGCGTCAAATCGGTGGTAGCACAACCTGCTGGTTACTGGCAAGGGAACACTTTGATGCCCATTGATCTCAAGAGCGGCCACAATATAAGGGCCTGGATCGACTACGACGGGGACTTGAAGCAGCTGGACATAAGCATTGCAGTGGTCGGAGAGGCGAGGCCGCATAAGGCTCTGCTGTCGAAGAAAGATTTGGACTTGGATGGGATAATACAAGACCAGATGTACGTGGGATTTTCAGCGACTACAG GCAACTCTCCTGTAATTGAGGATCATTACATTTTGGCATGGAGCTTCGCAACTGGTGGTAGCAAGGCTCCAGATCTAGACATCTTGCATCTTCCATCCTTTTATATCAAAATCCTCAAATTCTACCATTCTACAACATTCATATCCATTACTATAGTAAGCTTAGCAATTATCATCTTGGGACTCATTTTAAGCACATTTTACTGGCTTAAAAGGATTGACTACATAGATTCTTACAAGAAATGGGAGTTGCAATATTGGCCACATAGATTTTGTTACCGAGAACTCAATCTCGCCACAAAG GGTTTCGGGGACGACAACCTTCTGGGGTATGGGAGCTTTGGGCGGGTTTACAGGGGCACTCTTCCCTCCGGCGAACAAGTCGCCGTGAAATGCATCTACAAAGACTGCACAGAAGGAATGAAGGAATTCATTGCAGAAATCTCCAGCCTTGGGCGGCTACAGCACCGGAACTTGGTGCCTCTCAAGGGCTGGTGCAGAAAACACAAGCGTCTTTTCATCATCTACGACTACATGTCCAATGGAAACCTTGAAATAAATTTGTACAATCCCAAATTGAATCTTACATGGGCTCAGAGATATAAAATTCTCACAGATGTGGTCGCGGGGGTGTTGTACTTACACGAGCAGTGGGAAAAATGTGTGGTGCACAGGGACATTAAGTCCAGCAATATATTATTGGACTGTGATCTGAATGGCCGAGTGGGGGACTTTGGGCTAGCAAGGTTATATGATCACAGCGAAAAACCCCAAACTACTCATGTGGTGGGCACACTGGGGTACATTGCACCTGAACTTATACATTCTGGTAAGGCTTCTCCTTACACAGATGTGTTCAGCTTTGGGGCTCTTATGCTGGAGGTTGCTTGCGGAAGGAAACCTGTAGATGCCCAAGGTCTGATTTTGGTTGAGTGGGTTTGGGATTTGTATGCAAATAAGAGATTACTGGATGCTGTTGATCAGAGGCTTGGTGGGGATTATGATAAAGGCGAGGCTGAGATTGTGCTTGTATTGGGGCTTGTGTGTTCAAACCCTGAGCCAGAGAAGAGGGTTAGCATGAAACAAGTGTTGCAAGTTCTTTCTGGTGAGGCTGCTCTTCCTGGGGGTCTTCATGTGCCCTCGGCTTCGCACAATGTGGATCGCCTATAA